Proteins from one Phycisphaerae bacterium genomic window:
- a CDS encoding N-6 DNA methylase: MSKMKMTRRSTGAAGRRDAIVSTLTLDRAKAFLSLCGYSDRLLRASFPFGGDRIVPLAAFAHEPMDARSACIAVIDAAVVEGDMRSEVAAYRQLGAPIVVAMRRESLEIWKQREDDAERVKEVSADQAEAYFRSHASELGPDVVFRAKTWGRFDDQFQLEFVDAGLMPIVEKATGEKLTRLIERVVHQLRRSLYPNLSAVSGADGHWLLKSVFWLLAAKILRDKEVPGFKRLDLLSVEDVFAKVARHYNSRNTDAAGIDVRTRKQRAALESAAESIASFSHLGHVTTESLAYVYESALITKDTRALLGTHSTPQYLVDYVVWKLAPWIKDIGTDKRDVFEPACGHAAFLVAAMRLLKEMLPSERQADRKGYLRAHLHGVEIDSFAIEIAQLSLTLADIPNSNGWDLAYGNMFSDGLLARKTGQATILLGNPPFEDFSKTDRAEIQRKRGQEVQINKAAEVLAQTLPALPVGGMFGFVIPQGVLFWRSTETLRRMLCEEFELKEICLLPDKVFSLSDADSAVIIGRKVKSSEQSHAVSCRRVRKADMEAFRLDYIVSSQRDITQQSLCRSTEARFIWPDLPDVWQCLEHMLRLKDIADIGEGLSYRSNLPQDVRRSSDRPFPGAVRGFTKLGRELQTHNHPPEVWMNLSADVLGPTRMGADMVPQVLLNHARASRGPWRIKAFIDRDGHAFTNNYNAVRPKDDTSLEFLWALLNSPLANAYAFDHARGRHNLPGVLGQMPVPPWTRAEHESITQLVSEYHRLAETGDLRQASSSLRRAALQIDALVLRMYDLPPRLEREVLDLFAGQSRVGVPFQQDRYFPAGFGPWVHLHEYLSDEFENSRASALLQSHRTFDVPEISEALRRATEDFEE; the protein is encoded by the coding sequence ATGTCGAAAATGAAAATGACACGCCGCTCGACGGGTGCGGCAGGGAGGCGGGACGCCATCGTATCGACGCTAACACTTGACCGGGCAAAGGCTTTCTTGTCGCTGTGCGGCTACAGCGACCGTTTGCTCCGCGCGAGTTTTCCGTTCGGCGGCGACCGAATTGTGCCGCTGGCGGCCTTCGCCCACGAACCGATGGATGCGCGGTCGGCCTGTATTGCCGTGATCGATGCGGCGGTAGTGGAGGGGGATATGCGGTCCGAGGTGGCCGCGTACCGCCAACTTGGCGCCCCCATCGTGGTGGCGATGCGGCGCGAGTCGCTGGAGATCTGGAAGCAGCGGGAGGACGACGCGGAACGGGTTAAAGAGGTAAGCGCCGACCAGGCGGAGGCGTACTTCCGATCGCACGCATCCGAACTCGGGCCCGACGTGGTTTTTCGGGCCAAGACCTGGGGCAGGTTTGATGATCAGTTCCAGTTGGAGTTCGTCGATGCAGGCTTGATGCCCATCGTGGAGAAGGCAACAGGCGAGAAGCTGACAAGGCTGATCGAGCGCGTCGTCCATCAGCTTCGCCGTTCCCTTTACCCCAACTTGTCCGCAGTCTCTGGCGCCGATGGACACTGGCTTCTCAAGTCGGTCTTCTGGCTCCTCGCGGCGAAAATTCTCCGCGACAAGGAGGTGCCGGGGTTCAAAAGACTCGATCTTTTGAGCGTGGAGGATGTCTTCGCCAAGGTCGCTCGCCACTACAACTCGCGAAACACAGATGCTGCGGGAATCGATGTGCGAACTCGGAAGCAACGGGCCGCCCTGGAGTCGGCCGCAGAGAGCATCGCCAGTTTCAGTCATCTGGGGCATGTCACCACCGAGTCATTGGCCTATGTGTACGAGAGCGCCCTGATCACCAAGGACACACGTGCCCTACTTGGCACTCACAGCACACCACAGTACCTGGTTGACTACGTGGTCTGGAAGCTTGCGCCCTGGATCAAGGACATCGGTACAGACAAACGCGACGTGTTCGAGCCAGCGTGCGGTCATGCCGCTTTTCTCGTGGCGGCCATGCGACTATTGAAGGAGATGCTCCCCTCTGAACGGCAGGCAGATCGAAAGGGCTATTTGCGCGCACATCTCCATGGTGTGGAGATCGATTCCTTCGCCATTGAAATTGCTCAGCTCTCGTTGACGCTTGCTGACATCCCGAACTCCAATGGTTGGGACTTGGCTTACGGGAACATGTTCTCTGACGGTCTTTTGGCAAGGAAGACCGGGCAAGCCACGATTCTGTTGGGTAACCCACCATTTGAGGACTTTTCGAAGACGGACCGTGCAGAAATCCAGCGAAAGAGGGGACAGGAAGTACAGATCAACAAGGCAGCTGAGGTGCTGGCCCAGACGCTGCCAGCACTTCCTGTCGGCGGCATGTTTGGGTTCGTTATTCCGCAAGGAGTTCTTTTCTGGAGAAGTACTGAGACGCTACGGCGTATGCTTTGCGAGGAGTTTGAGCTAAAGGAGATATGCCTTCTCCCAGACAAGGTGTTCTCCCTCTCCGACGCAGACTCAGCCGTCATCATTGGTAGAAAGGTGAAGTCGTCAGAGCAATCTCATGCTGTATCGTGCAGGAGAGTGCGTAAGGCGGACATGGAGGCATTCCGGTTGGACTACATCGTGTCCAGCCAACGGGACATCACTCAGCAATCGCTTTGCCGGTCGACAGAGGCGCGGTTCATCTGGCCGGACCTACCAGATGTCTGGCAGTGTTTGGAGCACATGCTTCGCCTCAAGGATATAGCCGACATTGGGGAAGGCTTGTCGTATCGAAGCAATCTGCCCCAAGATGTCAGGCGTTCATCTGACAGACCATTTCCAGGAGCCGTACGCGGTTTTACAAAGCTTGGAAGAGAACTCCAGACACACAACCATCCTCCGGAAGTGTGGATGAATCTCTCTGCCGATGTGCTTGGGCCGACCCGCATGGGCGCAGACATGGTCCCACAAGTGCTACTAAACCATGCACGAGCGAGTCGTGGTCCGTGGCGAATAAAGGCGTTCATTGATCGCGACGGACACGCCTTCACCAACAACTATAATGCGGTTCGGCCGAAAGATGATACCTCTCTGGAGTTTCTTTGGGCTCTCTTGAACTCTCCTCTGGCCAACGCCTACGCCTTCGACCACGCGAGAGGGAGGCACAATCTACCTGGGGTCCTGGGGCAAATGCCCGTTCCTCCTTGGACGCGCGCTGAGCACGAGAGCATCACACAGTTGGTGAGTGAATACCATCGGCTTGCAGAGACAGGCGATTTGCGCCAGGCGTCGAGTTCACTACGTCGCGCTGCACTTCAGATAGACGCTCTCGTTCTGCGGATGTACGATCTACCGCCGCGTCTGGAGCGAGAAGTTCTCGACCTGTTTGCCGGCCAGTCGAGGGTCGGTGTGCCATTCCAACAGGATCGGTACTTCCCAGCAGGTTTTGGGCCATGGGTGCACCTCCATGAATACCTGTCCGATGAGTTCGAAAACTCAAGGGCATCAGCTTTACTGCAGTCACATCGAACCTTCGATGTGCCGGAGATTAGCGAAGCCCTTCGTCGCGCTACGGAAGACTTCGAGGAGTAG
- a CDS encoding type II toxin-antitoxin system VapC family toxin, giving the protein MEGVKGYLLDTNVICDWLDETKPRHAAVSRKVEQAAQVQATVVTSLIVLGEIEYGIAAVGGTSQQSLVDFRAQVFKQFAENKILFSVTRFTTLIYGDLRARLFEKFGPKKRRRKGLRPEELVDPVTAKALGIQENDLWIAAQAIERNLILVTNDGMTRIREIAPELRVEDWAAAAS; this is encoded by the coding sequence ATGGAAGGCGTAAAAGGCTACCTCCTTGACACCAATGTGATCTGTGACTGGCTGGACGAAACGAAGCCCAGACACGCGGCGGTATCCAGGAAGGTGGAACAGGCGGCACAGGTTCAGGCGACGGTGGTAACGTCGCTCATTGTCCTGGGGGAAATCGAATACGGCATCGCCGCGGTGGGCGGAACCTCGCAGCAATCGCTCGTCGACTTCCGCGCTCAGGTCTTCAAGCAGTTCGCGGAGAACAAGATTCTCTTCAGTGTGACGCGTTTTACCACGCTGATCTATGGGGATCTCCGAGCCAGGCTTTTCGAGAAGTTCGGTCCCAAGAAAAGACGAAGAAAGGGCCTGCGGCCGGAGGAGTTGGTTGATCCGGTCACGGCCAAAGCGCTCGGCATCCAAGAGAACGATTTGTGGATTGCAGCACAAGCCATCGAGCGCAACCTGATCCTGGTTACGAACGATGGGATGACGCGCATCAGGGAAATCGCCCCGGAACTGCGAGTGGAGGACTGGGCTGCAGCCGCATCATGA